From a single Pieris napi chromosome 7, ilPieNapi1.2, whole genome shotgun sequence genomic region:
- the LOC125050980 gene encoding venom acid phosphatase Acph-1-like — MGSFVVFCLLLVAVSCELSSPPIGMGMEQDNNLELGDNLTNTDVLMAFVVFRHGDRTPDLDEMERFPSKEYTTSTLFPYGAKALTNKGKQRAYRIGEYIRKHYGNLISSLYLPDEIYIQTTGYARTKMTVLAALAAVYPPPPAQRWNPSLNWQPVPYDTPSYENDDFLYYYNCPRYLKIREKVYAFPEIKQMMKPYEGLYEFLNTKTDVNITTPEDAFYLDNLVQAFENVGVPPPAWVNDVMPQIKEITLIEYITQFYNSEMIRLSAGVLLTRIINATNSNIAGNKDLPKLWLFSAHENNVAAFMSAVRVFKPHQPMYGATISLEFRRNRITGQYGFTAVYATDVNSGKPGVVLPIEGCGGQPFCDYDTFINLTKDYVISLSDFKKQCFLPVS; from the exons ATGGGTTCGTTTgttgtattttgtttactCCTAGTGGCTGTGTCTTGTGAACTCAGCTCACCTCCCATAGGAATGGGGATGGAACAGGATAACAATCTCGAGTTAGGAGACAACTTGACTAACACTGATGTTTTGATGGCTTTTGTG gTATTCCGACACGGAGATAGAACCCCAGACTTAGATGAGATGGAAAGGTTTCCATCAAAAGAGTATACCACTAGCACACTTTTTCCATATGGAGCGAAAGCTCTAACCAAC AAGGGAAAACAGCGCGCATACAGAATCGGCgaatatataagaaaacatTACGGCAATCTTATCTCCAGTCTGTACCTACCTGACGAAATATACATACAGACTACGGGGTATGCACGAACCAAAATGACAGTTCTCGCCGCTCTAGCTGCCGTGTACCCACCACCGCCAGCACAAAGGTGGAACCCCAGTTTAAATTGGCAACCTGTTCCTTATGACACACCATCGTACGAGAATGACGAT TTCCTTTACTATTATAATTGTCCGCGTTATCTGAAAATACGCGAGAAAGTCTACGCGTTCCCCGAAATAAAGCAGATGATGAAACCGTATGAGGGGTTGTATGAATTCCTGAACACGAAGACTGATGTCAACATCACCACACCGGAAGATGCATTTTATTTAGACAACCTAGTTCAGGCATTT gaAAATGTTGGTGTACCACCACCCGCGTGGGTAAATGATGTGATGCCACagatcaaagaaataacattaatcgaatatatcacgcaattttacAACAGTGAAATGATTCGACTATCAGCAG GTGTGCTTCTAACGAGAATAATAAACGCAACAAACAGTAATATCGCTGGCAACAAAGATTTACCGAAACTGTGGTTGTTTTCGGCCCATGAGAATAATGTGGCTGCCTTTATGTCAGCCGTCAGAGTGTTTAAGCCACATCAACCGATGTATGGAGCTACGATATCACTCGAATTTAGAAGAAATCGCATAACTGGCCAGTATGGGTTTACG GCCGTCTACGCTACAGATGTCAACTCAGGAAAGCCTGGCGTCGTGCTACCAATAGAAGGCTGTGGAGGGCAGCCATTTTGTGATTATGATACATTCATAAACCTCACAAAAGATTACGTTATATCGCTTAGTGATTTCAAAAAACAATGCTTTCTACCTGTTTCATAG
- the LOC125050982 gene encoding venom acid phosphatase Acph-1-like, producing the protein MRVIVVFCLSCICVCAGFAIKENLSNSQETRASISDMVMAFVVFRHGDRTPDQEELDKYPSSDLNSNIFFPYGKKSLTNKGKRRAFSVGQYLRKRYDNIISKLYLPEEINIQTTDYARTKMTALSALSALYPPPPLQQWLPHFNWQPIPYDTAQSSDDHLLPFYNCPRYLRLKNELYKLPEIESYLKSSQDLFKFLSKNTGSNITVPEDVFFLDNLFQTLNNVNVPTPKWAEQIMPKIKEMTKIEYMLMYYTDELIRLSAGGLLSDIFNVTNAKVMEGKKQPKLFLYSAHENNVAALLAATRTFIPHQPKYGSTVSLELWKNRMTNEYSFMVVYAPEAGGVGMMLPVNGCGDRYLCDYNTFLKLTQDYVLPHSEYKKRCS; encoded by the exons atgaGAGTCATTGTGGTGTTTTGTTTATCTTGCATTTGTGTGTGTGCTGGATTTgctataaaagaaaatctatcaAATAGTCAAGAAACTAGAGCCTCAATCTCGGATATGGTTATGGCTTTTGTG gTTTTTCGACATGGCGACAGAACACCTGACCAAGAAGAGCTGGATAAATACCCTTCATCAGATCTAAATTCGAACATATTCTTTCCATACGGCAAAAAGTCTTTAACCAAC AAGGGAAAGCGAAGAGCATTTAGCGTAGGGCAGTACTTGAGGAAACGTTACGACAACATTATATCAAAACTCTACTTGCCTGAGGAGATAAACATACAAACAACTGACTATGCTCGTACAAAGATGACCGCATTATCTGCTCTATCAGCCCTTTACCCGCCACCACCACTTCAGCAGTGGCTTCCTCACTTCAATTGGCAACCAATACCTTACGACACGGCACAGAGCAGTGATGATCAT TTGTTGCCCTTCTATAACTGTCCAAGATATCTTCGActaaaaaatgaattatataaattaccagaAATCGAAAGCTATTTGAAGTCATCACAGGATCTCTTCAAATTTCTTAGTAAAAACACCGGAAGTAACATAACGGTGCCCGAAGATGTATTCTTTTtggataatttatttcaaactctG AATAATGTCAATGTTCCAACGCCGAAGTGGGCCGAACAAATTATGCCAAAGATAAAAGAAATGACTAAGATCGAGTACATGCTAATGTATTACACAGATGAACTAATAAGATTATCCGCAG GAGGCTTACTATCAGATATATTCAATGTAACGAACGCGAAAGTGATGGAAGGCAAGAAACAGCCCAAATTGTTCCTTTACTCTGCACATGAGAACAACGTTGCTGCTCTTCTAGCAGCCACAAGAACCTTCATACCACATCAGCCCAAATACGGTTCCACTGTATCTCTGGAGCTTTGGAAAAACCGCATGACCAACGAATACTCTTTTATG gttGTGTACGCACCCGAAGCGGGAGGTGTTGGAATGATGTTACCAGTGAATGGATGCGGAGATAGGTATCTTTGCGACTACAATACATTCCTCAAACTAACCCAAGATTACGTGTTACCTCATAGCGAATACAAAAAACGCTGCTCTTAG
- the LOC125050979 gene encoding venom acid phosphatase Acph-1-like isoform X1: MKMVRLHSVLCIKKEGGREEVPTNADQMTSSMRTEHTCCCLGVLVGVSLIAALVAVILMKDNTVEVTILRQVHVLMSHGERTPNEHELSMLGTPPPDHVFVPYGAGALTNEGKMLTYEMGALLRKRYNDFMGPYYIADNTMVIASDTRLSKMTALLISAGLWPPPPEQKWNDTLMWQPVSYIYPTRNEDFLQYEDNCPRYGQEKQRLLKAYMEEGLLAPYKDLFNKVAHLTGTNFSTPQDAYHLSNLFLIQEDIKVPNPKWAKHVKRKLLDVARLEYMMMFQNNLLRKLSGGALLKQIIKEAESKTVESNSPAVIVRIGTPVSVAALLSACVGPPPRLPDPGAALLFELHEKLPSAKKTDQKSLPDGQKYGFKIYYWDDDSAEPRLMEVPGCNAFCPLDTFKDSTKYIVSLDYKKDCEVVPT, encoded by the exons ATGAAAATGGTTCGTTTGCATAGTGTCTTATGTAttaa gAAAGAGGGCGGTCGCGAGGAGGTGCCGACCAACGCGGATCAGATGACATCAAGCATGCGCACTGAACATACCTGCTGTTGTCTTGGCGTGTTGGTGGGAGTCTCGCTCATAGCCG CCCTCGTAGCTGTCATCCTAATGAAGGATAACACTGTCGAGGTAACAATACTACGACAAGTTCACGTG TTGATGTCTCACGGCGAGCGCACTCCGAACGAGCATGAACTCTCAATGTTGGGGACACCACCGCCTGACCACGTCTTTGTTCCATACGGAGCTGGTGCTTTGACTAAT GAAGGAAAAATGTTGACATACGAAATGGGTGCTCTTCTTCGTAAACGATACAATGATTTCATGGGACCGTATTACATAGCTG ATAACACTATGGTCATAGCATCTGATACGAGGTTAAGTAAAATGACAGCTCTGTTGATATCAGCTGGTTTATGGCCTCCGCCACCAGAACAAAAGTGGAATGATACATTAATGTGGCAGCCAGTCTCATACATATATCCCACGAGAAATGAAGATTTC TTGCAATATGAAGACAATTGTCCTAGATATGGGCAAGAAAAACAAAGACTCTTAAAGGCATACATGGAAGAGGGTCTATTGGCGCCATATAAggacttatttaataaagttgcACATCTCACTGGCACAAATTTTTCTACACCCCAAGACGCGTATCACCTAagcaatttgtttttaatacag GAAGACATTAAAGTACCAAATCCGAAATGGGCTAAGCAcgtcaaaagaaaattattagatGTAGCTAGATTGGAATATATGATGATGTTTCAAAATAATCTACTCAGGAAACTTAGTGGAG GTGCATTACTAaagcaaataataaaagaggCGGAATCAAAGACAGTGGAATCGAATAGCCCAGCGGTAATCGTTCGTATCGGGACCCCTGTATCTGTGGCTGCTTTGCTATCAGCTTGTGTGGGTCCTCCGCCACGACTACCCGACCCAGGAGCAGCCTTGTTATTTGAGTTACACGAAAAACTACCTTCTGCTAAGAAGACCGATCAAAAAAGTTTACCGGATGGACAGAAATATGGATTTAAG ATCTATTATTGGGATGACGACTCCGCTGAACCGCGTCTTATGGAAGTACCTGGGTGCAACGCGTTTTGTCCCCTCGATACGTTCAAAGACTCGACCAAATATATTGTTTCCTTAGATTATAAGAAAGACTGTGAAGTTGTTCCTACTTAG
- the LOC125050979 gene encoding venom acid phosphatase Acph-1-like isoform X2, giving the protein MKEGGREEVPTNADQMTSSMRTEHTCCCLGVLVGVSLIAALVAVILMKDNTVEVTILRQVHVLMSHGERTPNEHELSMLGTPPPDHVFVPYGAGALTNEGKMLTYEMGALLRKRYNDFMGPYYIADNTMVIASDTRLSKMTALLISAGLWPPPPEQKWNDTLMWQPVSYIYPTRNEDFLQYEDNCPRYGQEKQRLLKAYMEEGLLAPYKDLFNKVAHLTGTNFSTPQDAYHLSNLFLIQEDIKVPNPKWAKHVKRKLLDVARLEYMMMFQNNLLRKLSGGALLKQIIKEAESKTVESNSPAVIVRIGTPVSVAALLSACVGPPPRLPDPGAALLFELHEKLPSAKKTDQKSLPDGQKYGFKIYYWDDDSAEPRLMEVPGCNAFCPLDTFKDSTKYIVSLDYKKDCEVVPT; this is encoded by the exons AT gAAAGAGGGCGGTCGCGAGGAGGTGCCGACCAACGCGGATCAGATGACATCAAGCATGCGCACTGAACATACCTGCTGTTGTCTTGGCGTGTTGGTGGGAGTCTCGCTCATAGCCG CCCTCGTAGCTGTCATCCTAATGAAGGATAACACTGTCGAGGTAACAATACTACGACAAGTTCACGTG TTGATGTCTCACGGCGAGCGCACTCCGAACGAGCATGAACTCTCAATGTTGGGGACACCACCGCCTGACCACGTCTTTGTTCCATACGGAGCTGGTGCTTTGACTAAT GAAGGAAAAATGTTGACATACGAAATGGGTGCTCTTCTTCGTAAACGATACAATGATTTCATGGGACCGTATTACATAGCTG ATAACACTATGGTCATAGCATCTGATACGAGGTTAAGTAAAATGACAGCTCTGTTGATATCAGCTGGTTTATGGCCTCCGCCACCAGAACAAAAGTGGAATGATACATTAATGTGGCAGCCAGTCTCATACATATATCCCACGAGAAATGAAGATTTC TTGCAATATGAAGACAATTGTCCTAGATATGGGCAAGAAAAACAAAGACTCTTAAAGGCATACATGGAAGAGGGTCTATTGGCGCCATATAAggacttatttaataaagttgcACATCTCACTGGCACAAATTTTTCTACACCCCAAGACGCGTATCACCTAagcaatttgtttttaatacag GAAGACATTAAAGTACCAAATCCGAAATGGGCTAAGCAcgtcaaaagaaaattattagatGTAGCTAGATTGGAATATATGATGATGTTTCAAAATAATCTACTCAGGAAACTTAGTGGAG GTGCATTACTAaagcaaataataaaagaggCGGAATCAAAGACAGTGGAATCGAATAGCCCAGCGGTAATCGTTCGTATCGGGACCCCTGTATCTGTGGCTGCTTTGCTATCAGCTTGTGTGGGTCCTCCGCCACGACTACCCGACCCAGGAGCAGCCTTGTTATTTGAGTTACACGAAAAACTACCTTCTGCTAAGAAGACCGATCAAAAAAGTTTACCGGATGGACAGAAATATGGATTTAAG ATCTATTATTGGGATGACGACTCCGCTGAACCGCGTCTTATGGAAGTACCTGGGTGCAACGCGTTTTGTCCCCTCGATACGTTCAAAGACTCGACCAAATATATTGTTTCCTTAGATTATAAGAAAGACTGTGAAGTTGTTCCTACTTAG